A region of Bicyclus anynana chromosome 17, ilBicAnyn1.1, whole genome shotgun sequence DNA encodes the following proteins:
- the LOC112049305 gene encoding ras-specific guanine nucleotide-releasing factor 2-like isoform X1 — translation MLSPKIQRSVRVNDGQLVTLSDRAQYDHSQAGYLHKRSADNTKWQLRWFVLYQNLLFYYESENNTRPTGVLLLEGSYCERLSKSPMERNASFCFTITYRRESQRQYELRAASEVDCVHWVDAIREASFNKLLLQKEELEQKQLHLLQVVESERTSRWQYAQQCDELANEVKKLRTELCAYKKEHEPNTRTSSTASLSPADSDDIDPAELRKIKKVQSFFRGWLCRRRWKQIVEQYIKSPHAESMRKRNSLVFKMVEAEEEYLEQMEILVTCFLRPFKMAASSKKPPCTHEDVNSIFLNSETVLFLHQIFFKGLTSRMESWPTLVLGDLFDMLLPMLTIYQEYVRNHHYSLQVLTECKQSQPFTQLLARLETKSACQGRSLETFLTYPMHQIPRYIITLHELLAHTPHDHVERRSLQHARAQLEELSRQMHDEVSETENLRKNLAVERMIIEGCDILLDVNQVFIRQGTLSQVVGKGRRASLQSRQAFIFSNHLLLTTRATGGRLHLPPHGRLPLHDALLIEDPSSHDDDDNASVCSSPGGDLYQGKDFKILVEVKGEQVCAHLVAATLEEKAAWTSELAQCMESAALTELLRACGSCGAASASLPACRSDRALFTDDVDIRFSRTLNSCKVPQIRSATPERLLQRLTDLRFLSVDFLNTFLLTYRVFTDGVTVLEALKQVFYEQSQQDMELAPAADAMRKPSAASTVSGYGSELSDRDWQSRFWKNSKKSEEEDKLSPYLMAPSRRTSAVKAEEDNSHLQIPKIMATSSSNETLKGTSPSSPSAVSSVTLVGTPKKTSPVESISSKQPSQKEEPSPVKDNNTAATITKDESIELVDQSDEDIKYKEEEQEKNKYKIDDKFKMSQKFSDVCNRVRTASESPRRLQPSAATAEARRRSEGAREVTNTTEAAEPRRASDTAARSLPRRSVSERRYTNASINSERRRYWGGSEPRTSVTSQASQMQNYRRETGQPKAGVVITSFRQSHRSFGKDLLWSSTSTAAVAFAVATSASSNPRSPPPTSPPHARRDSVISTAATMRVLNVLRHWISKHSSDFWSDERLRGLTMDFLKEIESSPGLLPAENKSASQLLRLLERPPDRAVDLKALFMPPRIPTKESIETLSALEIAEQMTYLDYQIFSAIHSEEFLGQAWTKGDKAERAPHILMMTAHFNHISNLVISEILKKYTLLGRAASIEKWAAVADIARCLHNFNGVLQVCAALANSSIFRLKKTWEKVSKTSKQTLEKLQVLTSSECRFRILRDALHRCDPPCIPYLGMYLSDLSFIEEGTSNYTPESLLNFSKMRMIAHVIREIRNFQQTPYKIDHIPKVCEFLLDRSLLMNEERQYTLSLQLEPRASRGSAGGLPGTPGSPASPTAQRRRRASLAALAPLAPLRTDR, via the exons GAGAGGCCAG TTTCAACAAGCTGCTGCTACAGAAGGAGGAGCTGGAGCAGAAGCAGCTGCACCTGCTGCAGGTGGTGGAGAGCGAGCGCACGTCGCGCTGGCAGTACGCGCAGCAGTGCGACGAGCTGGCCAACGAGGTCAAGAAGTTGAGGACAGAG CTCTGCGCATATAAAAAGGAGCACGAGCCAAACACTCGGACGTCGTCCACGGCCAGCCTCTCTCCGGCAGACTCTGATGATATAGACCCTGCGGAACTGCGCAAAATTAAGAAAGTTCAG agTTTCTTTCGAGGATGGTTGTGCAGACGCCGCTGGAAGCAAATCGTGGAGCAGTACATCAAAAGCCCACATGCGGAAAGCATGAGAAAGAGAAACAG tttggTATTCAAGATGGTGGAAGCTGAAGAGGAATACCTGGAGCAGATGGAGATATTG GTGACATGTTTCCTTCGTCCATTCAAAATGGCGGCCAGCTCTAAGAAGCCACCGTGCACGCACGAAGACGTCAATTCCATTTTCTTGAACAGCGAGACCGTGTTGTTCCTGCATCAGATATTCTTCAAAGGACTGACCTCGCGAATGGAGTCTTGGCCTACACTGGTGTTAG GTGACCTGTTTGACATGTTACTGCCGATGCTGACCATCTACCAAGAGTACGTGCGGAATCACCACTACTCCCTGCAAGTTCTGACAGAGTGCAAGCAAAGCCAGCCGTTCACTCAACTGCTGGCACGGCTGGAGACCAAGTCGGCTTGCCAGGGCAGGTCTCTGGAGACGTTCCTGACATATCCTATGCATCAG ATACCGCGCTACATCATAACCCTGCACGAGCTGCTCGCCCACACGCCGCACGACCACGTGGAGCGCCGCAGCCTCCAGCACGCGCGCGCTCAACTCGAGGAGCTGTCCCGACAGATGCATGATGAG GTGAGTGAGACAGAAAATCTGAGGAAGAACTTGGCAGTGGAGAGAATGATCATCGAAGGCTGTGACATTCTTCTGGATGTTAATCAAGTCTTCATTAGACAAG GAACATTGTCTCAAGTGGTCGGCAAAGGACGTCGCGCTTCGTTGCAATCACGTCAGGCATTCATATTCAGCAACCACCTGCTGCTCACGACCAGAGCGACTGGCGGACGCCTGCATCTGCCTCCTCATGGCAGGTTGCCTCTGCACGATGCCCTGCTCATCGAGGACCCGTCTAGTCATGACGATGATG ATAATGCATCGGTCTGTTCATCTCCTGGGGGAGATCTTTACCAGGGAAAAGATTTCAAAATACTAGTGGAAGTTAAAGGGGAACAAGTCTGTGCACATTTAG TTGCCGCAACACTCGAAGAAAAGGCAGCATGGACAAGCGAGTTGGCACAGTGTATGGAGAGCGCTGCGCTGACTGAACTGCTACGCGCCTGTGGCTCCTGCGGCGCTGCCTCAGCCAGCCTGCCAGCTTGCCGCTCCGATAGGGCACTCTTCACTGATGATGTGGATATTCGCTTCAGCAGGACGTTGAACTCCTGCAAAGTACCCCAAATTAGATCCGCGACTCCAGAACGGCTTTTGCAGAGGTTGACAG ATCTCCGCTTCCTGTCAGTGGATTTCCTGAACACATTTCTGCTCACGTACCGCGTGTTCACGGACGGGGTGACGGTGCTGGAGGCGCTGAAGCAGGTGTTCTACGAGCAGTCGCAGCAGGACATGGAGCTGGCGCCAGCGGCGGACGCTATGAGGAAGCCCAGTGCTGCTAGCACTGTTTCTG GTTATGGTTCAGAATTAAGTGATCGCGATTGGCAGTCACGATTTTGGAAGAATTCAAAGAAAA GTGAAGAAGAAGATAAGCTGTCACCTTATTTGATGGCACCTTCGCGCCGAACGTCAGCGGTCAAG gcGGAAGAAGACAACAGTCATCTGCAAATACCAAAAATAATGGCTACATCCTCAAGCAATGAGACTTTGAAAG GTACATCACCATCTTCACCCAGTGCAGTGAGCTCTGTCACCCTGGTCGGCACACCCAAGAAGACGAGTCCGGTCGAAAGCATCTCGTCAAAGCAACCCTCGCAGAAAGAGGAACCTTCCCCAGTTAAAGATAATAACACAGCAGCCACCATCACTAAGGACGAGAGCATAGAGCTCGTAGACCAGAGCGATGAGGACATTAAGTACAAGGAGGAAGAACAAGAGAagaataagtataaaatagacgataaatttaaaatgtcccaAAAGTTTTCGGATGTGTGTAAT CGGGTACGCACAGCATCAGAGAGTCCTCGACGTCTGCAGCCTTCGGCCGCTACAGCCGAGGCGCGCCGTCGGTCCGAAGGCGCCCGGGAGGTCACCAACACCACAGAAGCGGCTGAACCTCGTCGCGCTTCTGATACTGCTGCGAGATCTCTCCCGAGGCGTTCTGTGAG CGAAAGACGTTACACGAACGCTTCCATCAACAGTGAGAGACGTCGCTACTGGGGTGGCTCTGAACCACGCACGTCCGTCACATCGCAAGCCTCTCAAATGCAG aatTATCGTCGAGAGACTGGCCAACCAAAAGCTGGAGTCGTCATAACCTCTTTCCGTCAGTCTCACCGGAG CTTTGGAAAAGACCTGTTGTG GAGCAGTACATCGACTGCAGCGGTTGCCTTTGCTGTGGCTACTTCAGCATCATCCAACCCTCGGTCCCCACCACCAACTTCTCCACCACACGCGAGGCGGGACTCTGTTATATCAACCGCTGCTACTATGAGAGTGTTGAATGTTCTAAG ACACTGGATTTCCAAGCACTCATCAGATTTCTGGTCTGATGAACGTCTTCGCGGTCTCACCATGGACTTTCTGAAGGAGATCGAGAGCAGCCCAGGCTTGCTGCCAGCGGAGAACAAGTCAGCATCGCAGTTGCTGCGCCTGTTGGAACGGCCACCGGATAGAGCTGTGGATTTGAAGGCCTTGTTTATGCCTCCAAGA ATTCCCACAAAAGAAAGCATCGAAACATTGTCTGCTCTCGAGATCGCCGAACAAATGACGTACTTGGACTATCAGATCTTCAGCGCCATTCACAGCGA GGAGTTCCTGGGGCAAGCCTGGACGAAGGGCGACAAGGCAGAGCGCGCGCCACACATCCTGATGATGACGGCACACTTCAACCACATCTCCAACCTCGTCATTTCTGAGATACTCAAGAAATACACGCTGCTAG GTCGCGCGGCCTCCATCGAGAAGTGGGCGGCGGTGGCCGACATAGCGCGCTGTCTGCACAACTTCAACGGCGTGCTGCAGGTGTGCGCCGCGCTCGCCAACAGTTCCATCTTCCGCCTCAAGAAGACCTGGGAGAAGGTCTCCAAGACT AGTAAGCAGACGCTGGAAAAACTGCAAGTGTTGACATCTTCTGAATGTCGGTTCAGAATTTTACGAGATGCTTTGCATag ATGCGACCCGCCCTGCATCCCGTACCTGGGCATGTATCTCTCGGACCTCTCCTTCATAGAGGAGGGCACGTCCAACTACACGCCGGAGTCTCTGCTCAACTTCTCCAAAATGAGAATG ATAGCGCACGTGATCCGTGAGATACGAAACTTTCAACAGACCCCCTACAAAATAGATCACATCCCGAAG GTCTGCGAGTTCCTGCTGGATCGGTCTTTGCTGATGAACGAAGAGCGTCAATACACGTTATCTCTGCAACTTGAGCCCCGGGCCTCACGGGGCTCCGCTGGAGGCCTCCCCGGCACGCCCGGGTCTCCGGCCTCACCAACAGCGCAGCGACGTCGCCGCGCCTCGCTTGCCGCCCTGGCGCCGCTCGCTCCACTGCGAACCGATCGTTAA
- the LOC112049305 gene encoding ras-specific guanine nucleotide-releasing factor 2-like isoform X2 yields the protein MLSPKIQRSVRVNDGQLVTLSDRAQYDHSQAGYLHKRSADNTKWQLRWFVLYQNLLFYYESENNTRPTGVLLLEGSYCERLSKSPMERNASFCFTITYRRESQRQYELRAASEVDCVHWVDAIREASFNKLLLQKEELEQKQLHLLQVVESERTSRWQYAQQCDELANEVKKLRTELCAYKKEHEPNTRTSSTASLSPADSDDIDPAELRKIKKVQSFFRGWLCRRRWKQIVEQYIKSPHAESMRKRNSLVFKMVEAEEEYLEQMEILVTCFLRPFKMAASSKKPPCTHEDVNSIFLNSETVLFLHQIFFKGLTSRMESWPTLVLGDLFDMLLPMLTIYQEYVRNHHYSLQVLTECKQSQPFTQLLARLETKSACQGRSLETFLTYPMHQIPRYIITLHELLAHTPHDHVERRSLQHARAQLEELSRQMHDEVSETENLRKNLAVERMIIEGCDILLDVNQVFIRQGTLSQVVGKGRRASLQSRQAFIFSNHLLLTTRATGGRLHLPPHGRLPLHDALLIEDPSSHDDDDNASVCSSPGGDLYQGKDFKILVEVKGEQVCAHLVAATLEEKAAWTSELAQCMESAALTELLRACGSCGAASASLPACRSDRALFTDDVDIRFSRTLNSCKVPQIRSATPERLLQRLTDLRFLSVDFLNTFLLTYRVFTDGVTVLEALKQVFYEQSQQDMELAPAADAMRKPSAASTVSGYGSELSDRDWQSRFWKNSKKSEEEDKLSPYLMAPSRRTSAVKAEEDNSHLQIPKIMATSSSNETLKGTSPSSPSAVSSVTLVGTPKKTSPVESISSKQPSQKEEPSPVKDNNTAATITKDESIELVDQSDEDIKYKEEEQEKNKYKIDDKFKMSQKFSDVCNRVRTASESPRRLQPSAATAEARRRSEGAREVTNTTEAAEPRRASDTAARSLPRRSVSERRYTNASINSERRRYWGGSEPRTSVTSQASQMQNYRRETGQPKAGVVITSFRQSHRRSSTSTAAVAFAVATSASSNPRSPPPTSPPHARRDSVISTAATMRVLNVLRHWISKHSSDFWSDERLRGLTMDFLKEIESSPGLLPAENKSASQLLRLLERPPDRAVDLKALFMPPRIPTKESIETLSALEIAEQMTYLDYQIFSAIHSEEFLGQAWTKGDKAERAPHILMMTAHFNHISNLVISEILKKYTLLGRAASIEKWAAVADIARCLHNFNGVLQVCAALANSSIFRLKKTWEKVSKTSKQTLEKLQVLTSSECRFRILRDALHRCDPPCIPYLGMYLSDLSFIEEGTSNYTPESLLNFSKMRMIAHVIREIRNFQQTPYKIDHIPKVCEFLLDRSLLMNEERQYTLSLQLEPRASRGSAGGLPGTPGSPASPTAQRRRRASLAALAPLAPLRTDR from the exons GAGAGGCCAG TTTCAACAAGCTGCTGCTACAGAAGGAGGAGCTGGAGCAGAAGCAGCTGCACCTGCTGCAGGTGGTGGAGAGCGAGCGCACGTCGCGCTGGCAGTACGCGCAGCAGTGCGACGAGCTGGCCAACGAGGTCAAGAAGTTGAGGACAGAG CTCTGCGCATATAAAAAGGAGCACGAGCCAAACACTCGGACGTCGTCCACGGCCAGCCTCTCTCCGGCAGACTCTGATGATATAGACCCTGCGGAACTGCGCAAAATTAAGAAAGTTCAG agTTTCTTTCGAGGATGGTTGTGCAGACGCCGCTGGAAGCAAATCGTGGAGCAGTACATCAAAAGCCCACATGCGGAAAGCATGAGAAAGAGAAACAG tttggTATTCAAGATGGTGGAAGCTGAAGAGGAATACCTGGAGCAGATGGAGATATTG GTGACATGTTTCCTTCGTCCATTCAAAATGGCGGCCAGCTCTAAGAAGCCACCGTGCACGCACGAAGACGTCAATTCCATTTTCTTGAACAGCGAGACCGTGTTGTTCCTGCATCAGATATTCTTCAAAGGACTGACCTCGCGAATGGAGTCTTGGCCTACACTGGTGTTAG GTGACCTGTTTGACATGTTACTGCCGATGCTGACCATCTACCAAGAGTACGTGCGGAATCACCACTACTCCCTGCAAGTTCTGACAGAGTGCAAGCAAAGCCAGCCGTTCACTCAACTGCTGGCACGGCTGGAGACCAAGTCGGCTTGCCAGGGCAGGTCTCTGGAGACGTTCCTGACATATCCTATGCATCAG ATACCGCGCTACATCATAACCCTGCACGAGCTGCTCGCCCACACGCCGCACGACCACGTGGAGCGCCGCAGCCTCCAGCACGCGCGCGCTCAACTCGAGGAGCTGTCCCGACAGATGCATGATGAG GTGAGTGAGACAGAAAATCTGAGGAAGAACTTGGCAGTGGAGAGAATGATCATCGAAGGCTGTGACATTCTTCTGGATGTTAATCAAGTCTTCATTAGACAAG GAACATTGTCTCAAGTGGTCGGCAAAGGACGTCGCGCTTCGTTGCAATCACGTCAGGCATTCATATTCAGCAACCACCTGCTGCTCACGACCAGAGCGACTGGCGGACGCCTGCATCTGCCTCCTCATGGCAGGTTGCCTCTGCACGATGCCCTGCTCATCGAGGACCCGTCTAGTCATGACGATGATG ATAATGCATCGGTCTGTTCATCTCCTGGGGGAGATCTTTACCAGGGAAAAGATTTCAAAATACTAGTGGAAGTTAAAGGGGAACAAGTCTGTGCACATTTAG TTGCCGCAACACTCGAAGAAAAGGCAGCATGGACAAGCGAGTTGGCACAGTGTATGGAGAGCGCTGCGCTGACTGAACTGCTACGCGCCTGTGGCTCCTGCGGCGCTGCCTCAGCCAGCCTGCCAGCTTGCCGCTCCGATAGGGCACTCTTCACTGATGATGTGGATATTCGCTTCAGCAGGACGTTGAACTCCTGCAAAGTACCCCAAATTAGATCCGCGACTCCAGAACGGCTTTTGCAGAGGTTGACAG ATCTCCGCTTCCTGTCAGTGGATTTCCTGAACACATTTCTGCTCACGTACCGCGTGTTCACGGACGGGGTGACGGTGCTGGAGGCGCTGAAGCAGGTGTTCTACGAGCAGTCGCAGCAGGACATGGAGCTGGCGCCAGCGGCGGACGCTATGAGGAAGCCCAGTGCTGCTAGCACTGTTTCTG GTTATGGTTCAGAATTAAGTGATCGCGATTGGCAGTCACGATTTTGGAAGAATTCAAAGAAAA GTGAAGAAGAAGATAAGCTGTCACCTTATTTGATGGCACCTTCGCGCCGAACGTCAGCGGTCAAG gcGGAAGAAGACAACAGTCATCTGCAAATACCAAAAATAATGGCTACATCCTCAAGCAATGAGACTTTGAAAG GTACATCACCATCTTCACCCAGTGCAGTGAGCTCTGTCACCCTGGTCGGCACACCCAAGAAGACGAGTCCGGTCGAAAGCATCTCGTCAAAGCAACCCTCGCAGAAAGAGGAACCTTCCCCAGTTAAAGATAATAACACAGCAGCCACCATCACTAAGGACGAGAGCATAGAGCTCGTAGACCAGAGCGATGAGGACATTAAGTACAAGGAGGAAGAACAAGAGAagaataagtataaaatagacgataaatttaaaatgtcccaAAAGTTTTCGGATGTGTGTAAT CGGGTACGCACAGCATCAGAGAGTCCTCGACGTCTGCAGCCTTCGGCCGCTACAGCCGAGGCGCGCCGTCGGTCCGAAGGCGCCCGGGAGGTCACCAACACCACAGAAGCGGCTGAACCTCGTCGCGCTTCTGATACTGCTGCGAGATCTCTCCCGAGGCGTTCTGTGAG CGAAAGACGTTACACGAACGCTTCCATCAACAGTGAGAGACGTCGCTACTGGGGTGGCTCTGAACCACGCACGTCCGTCACATCGCAAGCCTCTCAAATGCAG aatTATCGTCGAGAGACTGGCCAACCAAAAGCTGGAGTCGTCATAACCTCTTTCCGTCAGTCTCACCGGAG GAGCAGTACATCGACTGCAGCGGTTGCCTTTGCTGTGGCTACTTCAGCATCATCCAACCCTCGGTCCCCACCACCAACTTCTCCACCACACGCGAGGCGGGACTCTGTTATATCAACCGCTGCTACTATGAGAGTGTTGAATGTTCTAAG ACACTGGATTTCCAAGCACTCATCAGATTTCTGGTCTGATGAACGTCTTCGCGGTCTCACCATGGACTTTCTGAAGGAGATCGAGAGCAGCCCAGGCTTGCTGCCAGCGGAGAACAAGTCAGCATCGCAGTTGCTGCGCCTGTTGGAACGGCCACCGGATAGAGCTGTGGATTTGAAGGCCTTGTTTATGCCTCCAAGA ATTCCCACAAAAGAAAGCATCGAAACATTGTCTGCTCTCGAGATCGCCGAACAAATGACGTACTTGGACTATCAGATCTTCAGCGCCATTCACAGCGA GGAGTTCCTGGGGCAAGCCTGGACGAAGGGCGACAAGGCAGAGCGCGCGCCACACATCCTGATGATGACGGCACACTTCAACCACATCTCCAACCTCGTCATTTCTGAGATACTCAAGAAATACACGCTGCTAG GTCGCGCGGCCTCCATCGAGAAGTGGGCGGCGGTGGCCGACATAGCGCGCTGTCTGCACAACTTCAACGGCGTGCTGCAGGTGTGCGCCGCGCTCGCCAACAGTTCCATCTTCCGCCTCAAGAAGACCTGGGAGAAGGTCTCCAAGACT AGTAAGCAGACGCTGGAAAAACTGCAAGTGTTGACATCTTCTGAATGTCGGTTCAGAATTTTACGAGATGCTTTGCATag ATGCGACCCGCCCTGCATCCCGTACCTGGGCATGTATCTCTCGGACCTCTCCTTCATAGAGGAGGGCACGTCCAACTACACGCCGGAGTCTCTGCTCAACTTCTCCAAAATGAGAATG ATAGCGCACGTGATCCGTGAGATACGAAACTTTCAACAGACCCCCTACAAAATAGATCACATCCCGAAG GTCTGCGAGTTCCTGCTGGATCGGTCTTTGCTGATGAACGAAGAGCGTCAATACACGTTATCTCTGCAACTTGAGCCCCGGGCCTCACGGGGCTCCGCTGGAGGCCTCCCCGGCACGCCCGGGTCTCCGGCCTCACCAACAGCGCAGCGACGTCGCCGCGCCTCGCTTGCCGCCCTGGCGCCGCTCGCTCCACTGCGAACCGATCGTTAA